A window of the Jeotgalibacillus aurantiacus genome harbors these coding sequences:
- a CDS encoding methylated-DNA--[protein]-cysteine S-methyltransferase → MTIYWNQFDVKDRSYYIAVSAEGVCYFGTQSEGFDGLAAWIRKVYKTSTLEYSAERTAPYISELTDYFNGVKQTFNMKVDVKGTPFQEEVWQALRDIPFGETRSYADIAEAIGRPKAVRAVGGAVGANPVLVTIPCHRVIAKDGSIGGFSSGLDLKRVLMKIEGIRLVKNA, encoded by the coding sequence ATGACGATTTACTGGAATCAGTTTGATGTTAAAGACCGGAGCTATTATATTGCTGTTTCTGCCGAGGGGGTTTGTTATTTTGGAACTCAATCGGAGGGTTTTGACGGATTGGCGGCCTGGATAAGGAAAGTTTACAAAACGTCAACCCTTGAGTATAGCGCAGAAAGAACGGCTCCTTATATAAGTGAGTTAACGGATTATTTTAATGGTGTTAAACAAACGTTTAATATGAAAGTAGATGTGAAAGGTACACCGTTTCAGGAGGAAGTCTGGCAGGCGTTGCGTGATATACCTTTTGGTGAAACAAGAAGTTATGCTGATATTGCCGAAGCCATCGGAAGACCAAAGGCGGTCCGTGCAGTGGGAGGAGCAGTTGGTGCAAATCCGGTGCTCGTGACAATCCCGTGTCACAGAGTGATTGCCAAGGATGGTTCGATTGGCGGTTTCAGCTCAGGGCTTGATTTGAAAAGAGTGCTGATGAAGATCGAGGGCATCCGGCTGGTGAAAAATGCCTGA
- a CDS encoding small acid-soluble spore protein Tlp, translating to MTNHEKCRSKQQRAKVNRMEEMVQNTIDNARDAEFALEHADSKQQADQIKVKNEHRKESVKAAKQEIQDERERF from the coding sequence ATGACCAACCATGAAAAATGCAGAAGTAAGCAGCAACGAGCGAAAGTGAACCGTATGGAAGAGATGGTACAAAATACGATTGATAACGCCCGCGATGCCGAATTCGCCCTCGAGCATGCTGATTCAAAACAGCAGGCTGACCAGATCAAAGTCAAAAATGAACACCGTAAAGAAAGTGTAAAAGCAGCGAAACAAGAAATTCAGGATGAGCGCGAACGCTTCTAA
- a CDS encoding GlsB/YeaQ/YmgE family stress response membrane protein, giving the protein MGLILYLIVGGFIGWLAGLILGKDVPMGCIGNIVAGIVGAWIAGELLGSFSDFGPSLAGIHVIPALIGAVIFVFILSIILKAAKNK; this is encoded by the coding sequence ATGGGACTTATTTTATATTTAATCGTCGGTGGATTCATCGGCTGGCTTGCAGGACTAATTTTAGGAAAAGACGTGCCAATGGGCTGTATTGGCAATATCGTAGCAGGAATTGTCGGGGCCTGGATTGCAGGGGAACTGCTTGGATCATTTAGTGATTTTGGACCTTCTCTTGCAGGCATTCATGTTATTCCCGCGTTAATTGGTGCTGTTATCTTTGTTTTCATCCTTAGCATCATTTTGAAGGCTGCCAAGAATAAATAA
- a CDS encoding GyrI-like domain-containing protein: MSEKVQMEFLFVGVMHEDPFDSLAEKVPLNAQNFMSRLDEIPAKMTAEAAFFEPAEEGKEKGTYFVGVLVEDKPEKLPDDMEFLTVNGLYGKTAGPIASISSLHQELVQWLKSRELSRDDDWIIECYHPVGDDEIVEIYLPVKE, translated from the coding sequence ATGAGTGAAAAAGTTCAAATGGAATTTTTATTTGTTGGCGTCATGCATGAAGATCCTTTTGATTCACTTGCAGAAAAAGTACCTTTGAACGCACAAAATTTTATGAGCAGGCTGGATGAAATCCCTGCAAAAATGACAGCTGAAGCTGCATTTTTCGAACCTGCTGAAGAGGGAAAGGAAAAGGGTACATATTTTGTTGGCGTTCTCGTAGAAGATAAGCCGGAAAAATTGCCGGATGATATGGAGTTTCTGACTGTAAACGGGCTCTACGGTAAAACAGCCGGACCCATCGCGTCCATCTCAAGCCTTCATCAGGAGCTGGTACAGTGGCTGAAATCCCGGGAACTGAGCCGAGATGATGACTGGATCATCGAATGTTATCACCCCGTTGGAGATGACGAGATAGTTGAAATTTATTTGCCGGTGAAAGAATAA
- a CDS encoding GNAT family N-acetyltransferase, with protein sequence MKELAKHQFQLCEPLLRKQGSIEVRAVIEGINEGRVFVDQLDSPSSAVVWLGNLDGFYVIGDEKNEMFNRKLKDFMDLVAGPDALAQGIGIAEILSYHPGWNDVLDEIFSERKSETWEQAVYIYNKKKKPKKALLPPGYEVKYMQEAIHVADYTSRRLIHNKIKEFWSSKESFFEKGIGFCVMKGQQVTSVCMTGYRAGNIHAIEIETFMTFEQKGLATAAATAFVEECIAEKMMPYWDCQVENLPSVKTAERTGFIPVFTYRGIEFEFNPQRSFKVNVNR encoded by the coding sequence GTGAAAGAGTTGGCTAAGCATCAATTCCAACTTTGTGAGCCGCTGCTTCGGAAGCAGGGGTCTATTGAAGTAAGGGCGGTTATTGAGGGCATCAATGAAGGAAGAGTGTTTGTTGATCAACTGGATTCCCCTTCTTCCGCGGTGGTATGGTTAGGAAACCTTGATGGTTTTTATGTCATTGGGGATGAGAAAAATGAGATGTTTAATAGAAAGCTGAAGGATTTCATGGACCTGGTCGCAGGGCCGGATGCGTTGGCCCAGGGCATTGGAATCGCAGAAATTCTTTCTTATCATCCCGGCTGGAATGATGTGCTTGATGAAATCTTTTCAGAGCGTAAAAGTGAGACGTGGGAACAGGCTGTTTATATTTATAATAAAAAGAAAAAACCGAAAAAAGCATTGCTTCCACCTGGCTATGAAGTGAAATACATGCAGGAAGCGATTCACGTTGCAGACTATACAAGCAGACGGCTGATTCATAATAAAATCAAAGAATTCTGGTCTTCAAAAGAGAGCTTTTTTGAAAAAGGAATCGGATTTTGTGTGATGAAGGGACAGCAGGTTACGTCTGTATGTATGACGGGATATCGAGCAGGAAATATTCATGCGATCGAAATTGAAACATTTATGACGTTTGAACAAAAGGGGCTCGCCACAGCGGCGGCAACGGCTTTTGTTGAAGAATGCATCGCTGAAAAAATGATGCCGTACTGGGATTGCCAGGTTGAAAATCTGCCTTCGGTTAAAACAGCTGAGCGAACAGGTTTTATTCCCGTTTTTACATATCGTGGGATTGAATTTGAATTCAATCCGCAACGTTCCTTTAAAGTAAATGTGAATCGCTAG
- a CDS encoding histidine phosphatase family protein, whose product MRNLYLIRHCQAVGQEPEAELTAKGKVQAKQLADFFEQIELERVISSPFVRAVETAQPIAQLKKLDVEQDIRLSERVLSKVDLPDWLDRLKESFADPDLKMPGGESASEAMSRGWEVVCELTEARGEAALVTHGNLLSLMLKQIDPQTGFEEWRALTNPDVYKVSYQNDSWTFSRVWTE is encoded by the coding sequence ATGAGGAATCTTTATTTAATCAGACATTGCCAGGCAGTAGGGCAGGAACCTGAAGCCGAATTAACGGCAAAAGGAAAGGTTCAGGCAAAACAGCTTGCAGACTTTTTTGAACAGATTGAACTGGAGCGTGTGATTTCAAGTCCGTTTGTCAGAGCAGTAGAGACGGCTCAGCCAATTGCACAGTTGAAAAAGCTGGATGTCGAGCAGGATATCAGGCTGTCAGAGAGAGTGCTTAGTAAGGTGGATTTGCCGGACTGGCTGGATCGACTGAAAGAGTCATTTGCAGATCCAGATCTCAAAATGCCTGGCGGTGAGTCAGCGTCAGAAGCGATGAGTCGTGGCTGGGAAGTGGTTTGTGAATTAACAGAGGCAAGAGGGGAAGCAGCCCTTGTGACGCACGGTAATCTTCTGTCACTTATGCTTAAACAAATAGACCCTCAGACAGGTTTTGAGGAATGGAGAGCTTTAACAAACCCGGATGTATATAAAGTGTCATATCAAAACGATAGCTGGACTTTTTCACGCGTCTGGACAGAATAA
- a CDS encoding nucleotidyltransferase domain-containing protein: protein MGELPGELKGFMGQLLDQLTHELTGYIESVYVYGSIATGSYVKNCSDIDMVFVVNDRISVDQVRNALSPSLNLKFGKQLDAMFIRKEDLGKMNHELAPYPYIHNGRVKEGHWDINAITWWMLAHQAICMFGSPQQMNITWEDVENTLRYNLEHYWTGKSKTIFSFIRDSDFAFAMATVSRIGYTFETGEIVSKRGALIWMKERSDVQWVRLLKEAESILNKRRSGYFSKIYRAYQCKKFVKEIIHYDWRKKDDQYSNIS, encoded by the coding sequence ATGGGCGAATTACCGGGAGAATTAAAGGGGTTTATGGGTCAGCTGCTGGATCAACTGACACATGAGCTGACGGGTTACATAGAATCGGTTTATGTATATGGTTCAATAGCTACAGGCAGCTATGTCAAGAACTGCAGTGATATTGATATGGTGTTTGTTGTAAATGATCGTATATCAGTGGATCAGGTGCGTAATGCGCTAAGTCCGAGCCTTAATCTGAAATTTGGAAAGCAGCTTGACGCTATGTTTATCAGGAAAGAGGATCTCGGAAAAATGAATCATGAACTGGCTCCCTATCCGTATATACATAATGGAAGAGTGAAGGAGGGACATTGGGATATCAATGCCATTACATGGTGGATGCTAGCTCATCAGGCAATCTGTATGTTTGGCAGTCCTCAGCAAATGAATATCACCTGGGAAGACGTTGAGAATACATTACGCTACAATCTGGAACATTACTGGACAGGTAAAAGTAAGACGATTTTTTCTTTTATTCGGGACAGCGATTTTGCTTTTGCGATGGCGACCGTATCGCGAATCGGTTATACATTTGAGACAGGAGAGATTGTGTCAAAAAGAGGTGCGTTAATATGGATGAAAGAACGTTCGGATGTTCAATGGGTGCGTTTGCTGAAAGAAGCTGAATCTATTTTAAATAAAAGAAGATCCGGTTACTTCAGCAAAATCTACAGAGCTTACCAGTGTAAAAAGTTTGTGAAGGAAATCATTCATTACGATTGGAGGAAAAAAGATGATCAATATTCAAATATTTCGTGA
- a CDS encoding GNAT family N-acetyltransferase, with protein sequence MINIQIFRDIESFREEAVPFLLKQEAENNLILGLTMALKMESKPYLMAKIQKDGKPAMFMLQTIPSQAILSLHTGLDQNDLNQIADWLFDNKVPGLVGEKETVLTIADYIKNRGTAYDIKMDQRIYKLTDVVDPKSVSGELEQVEMVDSELVVDYLTDFHSHVPEPASAEEIRLAALRMINEGRLYGWRDQEKLVSVAVISRPTVHNANIAFVYTPPELRGRGYASNCVAELSKKALEQYDTLSLYTDMANPTSNKIYMDIGYEPVCDSVMVWFR encoded by the coding sequence ATGATCAATATTCAAATATTTCGTGATATAGAATCTTTTAGAGAAGAAGCAGTTCCTTTTTTGTTAAAACAGGAAGCTGAAAACAATCTGATTCTAGGACTGACAATGGCACTTAAAATGGAATCAAAGCCGTACCTCATGGCAAAGATTCAGAAGGACGGGAAACCGGCAATGTTTATGCTGCAGACGATTCCTTCCCAGGCGATCCTGTCACTGCATACAGGACTTGATCAAAACGATCTGAATCAGATTGCGGACTGGCTTTTTGACAACAAGGTACCTGGTCTTGTCGGTGAAAAAGAAACGGTACTGACAATTGCCGACTACATAAAAAATAGAGGAACGGCGTATGACATTAAAATGGATCAGCGCATTTACAAGCTGACTGATGTTGTGGATCCGAAAAGTGTATCTGGTGAGCTTGAGCAGGTGGAAATGGTAGATTCAGAGCTCGTTGTTGATTATTTAACCGATTTTCACAGCCATGTTCCTGAGCCTGCATCCGCTGAAGAAATCCGGCTGGCTGCTTTACGTATGATTAATGAGGGGCGTCTGTACGGCTGGCGGGATCAGGAAAAACTCGTTTCCGTTGCGGTGATCTCAAGGCCAACTGTTCACAATGCAAACATTGCATTTGTCTACACGCCGCCTGAACTCAGAGGGCGCGGCTATGCCTCCAACTGTGTAGCGGAGCTCTCTAAAAAAGCGTTGGAGCAATACGATACACTATCGCTCTATACAGACATGGCTAACCCGACATCTAATAAAATTTATATGGACATCGGTTATGAGCCGGTATGCGATTCAGTGATGGTGTGGTTTCGGTAA
- a CDS encoding Bcr/CflA family multidrug efflux MFS transporter: MNTLTGSKRTRLALLLGSLGAMGPLTIDMYLPSFPTIASELGTSASSVQLSLTACLLGLGIGQLIMGPMSDVHGRKRPLVIALIAYAIASFAIAFSPNIYFLIGARFLQGFAASAGIVISRAIVRDSYSGRELTKFFALLMLVSNLAPILAPIAGSTVLLFTNWNGIFVVLSIIGILLFFLITSRLEETLPEERRVPSNIGQTLKNFQSLVADRQFLGYALAQGFMIAGVFAYVSGTPFVYQNIYGVSPQVFSYLFGLNGIGLIIGTQSVGRLSHKVSERQFLLYGLSQAVTAGAVLTVAVLVNGPFIAIAIPLFFFVMSIGMVATASFSLAMQTQGHIAGSASAFLGMLPLVLGSLTAPLVGIAGEDTAVPMGLIIFTASLLALGAYFGLARRAEKKTDELV, translated from the coding sequence ATGAACACCCTTACCGGTTCAAAAAGGACCCGCCTTGCGCTGCTTCTGGGCTCGCTCGGTGCGATGGGTCCGTTAACGATTGATATGTATCTACCTTCCTTTCCGACGATTGCATCTGAACTTGGTACCTCTGCTTCGTCTGTTCAACTCAGTCTGACAGCCTGTCTGCTTGGACTCGGAATTGGACAGTTGATCATGGGGCCAATGAGTGATGTACATGGAAGGAAGCGTCCCTTAGTCATTGCTTTGATTGCTTATGCAATTGCTTCTTTTGCAATTGCGTTTTCACCCAATATTTATTTCCTGATTGGTGCCCGTTTTCTCCAGGGATTTGCTGCGTCAGCCGGGATTGTCATTTCACGGGCCATTGTCCGTGACTCATACAGCGGCAGGGAACTGACCAAATTTTTTGCATTGCTCATGCTGGTCAGTAATCTGGCGCCGATCCTTGCACCAATTGCAGGAAGTACGGTGCTGCTATTCACAAACTGGAACGGTATTTTTGTCGTTTTAAGTATCATCGGCATACTGTTATTCTTTTTAATTACTTCAAGGCTGGAAGAAACTCTGCCGGAAGAGCGACGTGTTCCGAGTAATATCGGACAGACGCTGAAAAACTTTCAGTCTCTTGTGGCGGATCGACAGTTCCTTGGCTACGCATTGGCTCAAGGATTTATGATCGCAGGTGTATTCGCTTATGTGTCAGGAACACCTTTCGTTTATCAGAATATTTATGGTGTATCACCGCAGGTATTCAGCTACTTATTTGGATTAAACGGAATCGGACTGATTATCGGAACGCAGTCAGTCGGACGTCTGTCACATAAGGTATCTGAACGTCAGTTTCTGCTCTATGGCTTAAGTCAGGCAGTTACTGCAGGTGCTGTTCTGACCGTTGCGGTTCTTGTAAATGGTCCGTTTATCGCGATTGCCATTCCGCTATTTTTCTTCGTCATGTCAATCGGGATGGTGGCTACCGCTTCATTCTCCCTTGCGATGCAAACGCAGGGGCATATTGCAGGAAGTGCATCTGCATTTCTCGGAATGCTGCCGCTCGTCCTTGGCTCTCTGACAGCGCCGCTTGTCGGGATTGCAGGGGAAGATACAGCCGTACCAATGGGGCTGATCATTTTCACAGCCAGCCTGTTAGCGCTCGGTGCTTACTTTGGACTGGCAAGACGTGCTGAAAAGAAGACGGATGAATTGGTTTAA
- a CDS encoding VOC family protein gives MKLKMLTIFVTDFEKTISFYRDLLDWKLLEQDDYHLAFNAFGTEVHCYLAEKDTSPGDYSNEARTVFVFEVDNIDQKMHEMLEKDITFLHTKPNQNNFSKYAAFVDPFGNVHEICELLKTP, from the coding sequence ATGAAGCTTAAAATGCTGACCATCTTCGTCACTGACTTTGAAAAGACGATCTCATTTTACCGGGATCTCCTGGATTGGAAACTGCTTGAACAAGATGACTACCATCTGGCCTTTAATGCCTTCGGTACGGAGGTTCACTGCTACCTGGCTGAAAAAGATACTTCACCCGGAGATTATTCAAATGAGGCTCGCACTGTTTTTGTTTTTGAAGTAGACAACATTGATCAAAAGATGCACGAAATGCTTGAGAAAGACATCACCTTTTTACATACAAAGCCAAACCAAAACAACTTCAGTAAGTATGCCGCTTTTGTAGACCCCTTTGGCAATGTGCATGAGATATGCGAATTGCTAAAAACCCCCTGA
- a CDS encoding DJ-1/PfpI family protein produces the protein MRKMLLFLFEGYCEFEVTVAISMIRNEVEVVTVASDRLPIRSEAGLVTIPDLSLNEVAHREYEGIIIPGGDLKPVVDMQSIYDLTADLYTNNKIVASICSGVYIPAKAGVLKGQTYTVTLSGEQRDFLGSFEETGFVYEPVVQTGNLLTAQGHAYAEFAVTLAEMLGVSSENKAAFYSGKRNVMMETN, from the coding sequence ATGAGGAAAATGCTGCTGTTTTTATTTGAAGGGTATTGTGAATTTGAAGTGACTGTTGCGATTTCTATGATCCGGAATGAGGTGGAGGTCGTAACCGTTGCTTCTGACCGTTTACCTATCCGGTCAGAAGCAGGTCTTGTCACGATACCGGATTTAAGCTTAAATGAAGTCGCTCACAGGGAGTATGAGGGGATCATCATTCCTGGTGGCGATTTAAAACCTGTTGTGGATATGCAGTCAATCTATGACCTCACGGCTGATCTTTACACAAATAATAAAATTGTCGCCTCCATTTGCAGCGGTGTTTATATCCCGGCAAAGGCCGGCGTATTAAAAGGACAGACCTACACCGTTACTTTATCAGGAGAACAGCGGGATTTCCTTGGTAGCTTTGAGGAAACCGGCTTTGTATATGAACCGGTTGTTCAAACGGGGAACCTCCTGACCGCGCAGGGACATGCCTACGCTGAATTCGCTGTTACACTTGCTGAGATGTTGGGAGTCTCTAGTGAAAACAAAGCCGCATTTTACTCAGGCAAGAGGAATGTGATGATGGAGACAAATTAG
- a CDS encoding CPBP family intramembrane glutamic endopeptidase produces MEQKMTASSFTYALILALIFIPFFVDTYAADTLRKFVDHDLSHGLLMGLILTCLIIFFLIFGVIKKQSLQWASLGLKKMHTSQWLFVFKWTLINIFLGILYVVLLELTGIGSSNTKTESLQNEGITMFVLAFLSAAILSPIYEELFYRGFIYTWLRQRLTLYPSLIISAAIFTLVHIPTYNTLPINFISGIIFAWVYERTGSIISSMIVHASFNGLAVTLTLLLG; encoded by the coding sequence ATGGAACAGAAAATGACGGCTTCATCCTTTACCTATGCTCTCATACTGGCACTGATCTTCATCCCGTTCTTTGTTGATACATACGCAGCAGACACATTGAGAAAGTTCGTTGACCACGATCTGTCTCACGGGCTGTTAATGGGATTGATTCTTACCTGCTTAATCATCTTTTTTCTAATCTTTGGTGTTATAAAAAAACAATCTCTTCAATGGGCCAGCCTCGGCTTGAAGAAAATGCACACAAGCCAATGGTTGTTCGTTTTTAAATGGACACTGATTAATATTTTCTTAGGAATCCTTTACGTGGTTCTATTGGAGCTAACAGGAATCGGAAGCTCAAACACGAAAACAGAGAGCCTTCAAAACGAAGGAATCACGATGTTTGTTCTGGCTTTTCTATCAGCCGCGATCCTCTCTCCGATTTATGAAGAGCTCTTTTACAGAGGATTTATTTATACCTGGCTAAGGCAGCGGTTGACACTTTACCCTTCTCTGATCATCAGTGCAGCCATTTTCACACTGGTCCATATCCCTACCTATAACACACTTCCGATCAACTTTATCAGCGGAATCATCTTTGCATGGGTATACGAACGTACCGGATCCATTATCAGTAGTATGATTGTTCACGCCAGCTTTAACGGTTTGGCTGTTACCTTAACATTATTACTTGGATAG
- a CDS encoding MerR family transcriptional regulator: MKTTGEVSKLFDLTVRTLRYYDQIGLVKPTSTDQGGRRLYDDKVLIELQKILLLKRMGLPLDQLKTILQEKSIQSILAAHMSMLREENEVMNDKIRHTQSLLHDYELTGTVEWQKLLRLVKQENEDRKWEDYFTPEESEILEHTLPKLENGDPLTKKWIHMVKRINLYIEAGVEPESSLGILLAEEVESLSAETFGDNEALAEKFWEVRKSEERSSQMGLYPISAETTGFLERAFQALDHSFPDNS; this comes from the coding sequence ATGAAAACGACAGGAGAAGTTTCCAAACTGTTTGATCTGACTGTCCGAACACTTCGCTATTACGATCAGATCGGACTGGTTAAGCCGACATCTACAGATCAAGGGGGGAGAAGGCTTTATGACGATAAGGTTTTGATTGAATTGCAAAAAATATTATTGTTGAAAAGAATGGGGCTGCCGTTAGATCAGTTAAAAACGATCCTGCAGGAAAAGTCTATTCAATCCATTCTGGCGGCTCACATGTCGATGTTAAGAGAAGAAAATGAAGTAATGAATGATAAGATTCGTCACACTCAATCGCTTCTTCACGATTACGAGCTGACTGGGACTGTAGAGTGGCAAAAGCTTTTGAGGCTCGTCAAACAGGAAAATGAAGATCGGAAATGGGAAGATTATTTTACGCCTGAGGAATCAGAGATTCTTGAGCATACTCTTCCCAAATTGGAAAACGGAGATCCACTGACAAAAAAGTGGATTCATATGGTCAAAAGGATTAATTTATACATAGAAGCTGGAGTTGAACCTGAATCTTCGCTTGGCATTCTTCTTGCCGAGGAAGTGGAGTCTTTATCAGCAGAAACATTTGGTGATAACGAAGCTCTGGCAGAGAAATTCTGGGAAGTGAGAAAATCTGAAGAACGTTCCTCTCAAATGGGGCTTTACCCAATCTCTGCAGAAACGACCGGATTTTTGGAGAGAGCTTTTCAAGCGCTCGACCATTCATTTCCTGACAACTCTTGA
- a CDS encoding RDD family protein, with the protein MPVNILTRGKAFLLDYLLILFYLVLIFCLYLVFPMQIEALFSGGPWRNQLAGFLIVTLPVSLYFAVSDSRLVGQTFGKRKTNIQAVDHHGQPLTFLHSFIRVLLKFLPWELSHFLVYRLVLLGDSPMPVSYTILGITIYGLMFTYILTAVFTPKKQTLYDLLTRSRVVRK; encoded by the coding sequence GTGCCGGTAAATATACTGACTAGAGGAAAAGCGTTTTTGTTGGATTATCTATTGATTCTATTTTATTTGGTACTCATCTTCTGTTTGTATCTTGTTTTCCCTATGCAGATCGAAGCATTATTCAGCGGAGGGCCGTGGCGTAATCAGCTGGCCGGTTTTCTGATCGTCACTTTGCCCGTATCACTATACTTCGCTGTCTCTGACTCCCGTCTTGTCGGGCAGACATTCGGAAAGAGAAAAACAAACATTCAAGCGGTTGACCATCATGGCCAACCGCTCACTTTTCTGCACTCATTTATAAGGGTCCTCTTGAAATTCCTACCGTGGGAGCTTTCGCATTTCCTCGTTTACCGCCTGGTGTTACTTGGTGATTCACCAATGCCCGTTTCTTATACTATCCTTGGCATCACCATTTATGGACTCATGTTTACTTATATCCTAACAGCCGTATTTACTCCAAAAAAGCAGACATTATATGATCTTTTGACGCGGTCAAGAGTTGTCAGGAAATGA
- a CDS encoding dihydrofolate reductase family protein, translating to MHKNKLYIAISLDGMIAKEDDSLDWLEAAEGLGDNGYQAFYDSISSVVMGNRTYRKVMEMTDDFPYPDRPSYVLSRTQQEDPNVTFTSESLKTLLPELQKKHNGDVWIVGGGELVKHCLEHQLIDEFQIAIIPVVLGSGIPLFPNGTAFTELKLTKVEQFNQITMLHYMKK from the coding sequence ATGCATAAAAACAAATTATATATCGCGATAAGTCTGGATGGAATGATTGCAAAGGAGGATGATTCACTGGACTGGCTTGAAGCAGCAGAAGGTCTTGGTGACAATGGATATCAGGCGTTTTATGATAGTATTTCATCCGTAGTGATGGGTAATCGCACCTACCGGAAAGTGATGGAGATGACAGATGATTTCCCTTATCCTGACCGTCCTTCTTATGTGCTTTCCCGAACACAACAAGAGGATCCGAATGTCACCTTTACATCCGAATCATTGAAGACATTACTGCCGGAATTACAGAAAAAACACAACGGCGATGTCTGGATTGTCGGCGGCGGAGAACTCGTTAAGCACTGTCTTGAGCATCAATTAATTGACGAATTTCAGATCGCCATCATTCCTGTTGTATTAGGAAGCGGGATTCCCCTTTTTCCAAATGGAACAGCCTTTACAGAACTGAAGCTGACTAAAGTTGAACAGTTTAATCAGATTACGATGCTGCACTACATGAAAAAATGA
- a CDS encoding helix-turn-helix transcriptional regulator encodes MNERQLTMMRMLDPGRSFTARELAERFDVSVRTVQRDLDKLQELGYPLYSEPGRYGGYRVLPNRIMPPLQFNENEALGLYLIMNTFQQIPDLPFGQIRSFLAENYFTELPASTREKIRRVEKKVVFKASSVNRESKWTTVILEAALEQRELKLTYESAKGISKRSVFPIGLYFDQSWYMPAFYREKVLLFRVDRIISAEWGENQKDDLPTLVDWLTFPETREEVKVVLSFTDEGERRAKADPFYQDVKDRRWEGSVPVEELNFTAGHLICYGGNVKVEKPQELIDLVKRRLQDALNQY; translated from the coding sequence ATGAATGAACGTCAATTGACGATGATGAGAATGCTGGATCCAGGCCGTTCCTTTACAGCCCGTGAGTTGGCAGAGAGATTTGATGTATCTGTCAGAACGGTTCAGCGTGATCTTGATAAACTGCAGGAACTTGGCTATCCACTGTACTCGGAGCCTGGCAGGTATGGTGGTTATCGTGTTTTACCAAACCGGATTATGCCCCCTCTGCAATTTAATGAAAACGAGGCGCTCGGTTTATACCTGATCATGAATACTTTTCAGCAAATACCGGACCTTCCGTTTGGTCAGATCCGTTCTTTTTTAGCAGAAAATTATTTCACTGAGCTTCCCGCATCGACACGTGAAAAGATTAGAAGAGTTGAGAAAAAGGTCGTGTTTAAAGCGTCCTCGGTAAACAGGGAAAGCAAATGGACGACAGTGATTTTGGAAGCAGCCCTTGAACAGCGAGAACTGAAGTTGACCTATGAATCAGCAAAAGGAATCTCAAAACGTTCAGTTTTTCCTATTGGTTTATATTTCGACCAGTCCTGGTATATGCCTGCTTTTTACCGGGAAAAAGTTTTGCTATTCAGAGTAGATCGCATTATCAGTGCAGAATGGGGAGAGAATCAAAAAGATGATTTGCCGACTTTGGTTGATTGGCTTACGTTTCCTGAAACACGTGAAGAGGTGAAGGTTGTATTATCTTTTACTGATGAAGGTGAGAGAAGAGCGAAAGCAGATCCTTTTTATCAGGATGTGAAGGATCGTCGATGGGAAGGGAGTGTGCCTGTGGAGGAGCTGAATTTTACGGCGGGTCATCTGATCTGTTATGGTGGGAATGTAAAAGTAGAGAAGCCACAGGAGCTTATAGATTTAGTCAAGCGGCGTTTACAGGATGCGTTGAATCAATATTAA